TCGCCGCATCTCGCCTTCGGCGAAATCACGCCGTTTCAGGTGATGGCCGCGCTGACGCGCAGCCGGATGGCCGACCGGAACCCGGCGGATGCCGAGCGCTTCCGCAAGGAGATCGTCTGGCGCGAGTTCAGCTATCATCTGCTGTTCCATAATCCGGATTTCCACCGCGAGAATTTCCGGCGCGAATTCGACGGACTCGAATGGCGCAGGGATGCCGAAGAACTCCGCCGCTGGCAGCGCGGCCTGACCGGTTATCCCATCGTCGACGCCGGCATGCGCGAATTGTGGCGGACGGGCTGGATGCATAACCGCGTGCGCATGATCGTCGCGTCGTTCCTCGTCAAGCATCTGGGTATCGACTGGCGCGAGGGCGAGGCGTGGTTCTGGGACACGCTGGTCGATGCCGACGCGGCCAACAACCCGGTGAACTGGCAGTGGGTGGCGGGAACTGGCGCGGACGCCGCGCCCTATTTCCGCATCTTCAATCCCGTGCTTCAGGGAGAGAAATTCGATCCGTCGGGCGATTATGTACGCCGCTATGTGCCGGAGCTGGAGAAGGTCCCGGACCGCTACATCCACCGGCCGTGGGATGCGCCGGCAAGGGTGCTTGCGGACAGCGGCGTCAGCCTGGGCGACATCTATCCGCGCCCGATCGTGGACCATGATGCCGCCCGCCGGCGGGCACTGGCTGCCTTCGCCGCCATCCGTGGCGGCGGCAACGATGACGAAACGGGGAGAACCAAGCGATGAAATATGCAATCGCCTATGTCAGCACGATGGCCGTTTTCCTCGCGATCGATGGCGTGTGGCTCACGGCCATGGCCTCGCGCCTCTACCGGCGGCATATCGGCGATCTGCTGGCGGACGCCTTCAATCCCGCTCCGGCGGTGCTTTTCTATCTGATCTATGCCGTTGGCATCGTCGTCTTCGCCGTCGTTCCGGCACTGGGCAACGGCCGGTGGGTGACTGCGCTCACTCATGGCGCCCTGCTGGGCTTCGTCGCCTACGCGGCCTACGATCTGACGAACCACGCCACGCTTCGTGGCTGGCCGGTCGTCATCACCGTCATCGACATCTGCTGGGGCACGCTCCTGACGGCGGTGGCGGCTGCGGCAGGCTTTCTCGTCGCGCGTTATTTTTTCCCGGAAGGCTGATCGCGTTTCCTGTCGACGCCAAGCGCAATCGCGGCTCACCCCCCGATGAACGGCTGAAGCATGCGGCCGAAGAAGCCGCGCAGCCGCATGTTGCCCTCCAGCGCGGCGATGCAGATGCATTCGCCATCCCTGTCCACGACCGGCTGATGCTCGACCTCGGCATCGGCCTCGTCCATGTCGCCCGGCATGTAGCGCCCGCGCTCGTCCGTAAAGGAGCCAGTCAGCACCTGCGTGTATTCGCGCCCGGAATGCGTGTGCTCGGGCAGCTTCCGTCCGGCCGCGACCTTGAGCAGCATCACGTTCGCATTCGGATCACCGGGCACGCTTACCCGGCTCCAGCGGATGCCCGGTCCGATCCAGCGCCATGGCCCGACGCCACATCCGTCCAGCGCTTCCGGCAGCCTGATACCGAGCCCGGCGCGCGGCGGAACGGCGGCCGCACCGCCACCGGGGCGCATGTCGGGGGAATCGATCCGGCGCATCGCCGTGTCGAAGGCGTCCTCGGCCATTTCGGCCGGTGCGGTTGCCTCGAGAACGGCCCCCCCCGCCGCCTCCAGTTCGGCGACGCGCGCGGCGCAGGCGGCGCAGCCGCCGACATGCACGGCGACGACGATGCGGGGGCCGGCTTCCAGCATGCCGGTTGCGAAACGAAGAAGCGTCTCGTCGCCGGGGTGATGGGTCACATTCATTTCAGGTCTTCCAGAATCTGGCGAAGGCGGCCGAAGGCCAGCCTCACGCGCGATTTCACGGTGCCGAGCGGTATCCCCAGCTCGCTGGCGATTTCCGATTGCGGCTTCTCGCCGAAGAACGACAGCCTGACGACTTCCGCCTGATCGTGAGGAAGCATCGCCAGCGCGCGCCTGACACGCTCCTCCCGCTCCGCTGTCAGCATGATAGCTTCGCCCGTTTCCGGCGCTTCCGGCTCCTCGGATGGGTCGGGCGTGGCCGGCAGCGCGAGCGGCCGGCTCTCGCGGCGGAGACGATCGATGCGCAGATTGCGCGCGATCGTGAAGATCCATGTCGACACGCCGGCCTTGCCCGCGTCGAAATACGCCGCCTTGCGCCAGACTGCGAGCATCGTTTCCTGCGCGAGTTCCTCGGCCGCCGGAGCCGGCATTCCGCCCTTCATCATGAAGGCCTTCACACGCGGCGCATAGAAACCGAACAGGGCCGCGAAGGCCGTCCGGTCCTGCGTGGCGGCGACCGCCCGTAGAAGGCGTGCGCTCTCGGCGGGTGAGAGCACGCTTTCCGGCGCACGCATCATCGCCGCCATGAAACCCTCCGGCCGGAAGGTCGCGGCAACGACATGATCGATGGACAGGCGTGCGGACGCATTCATGCTCCCAGTACGCAAATCGCCTTGAACCGGATCACAGGCCCGGCACCGGATCGCTGGCCGGACGGTGATCCGGCGCGAAGGCGACCGCGTAAAAGCCATCACTAATGGACGTGAGCGCAACGTTCCATGCCAAACTTGAGGGTGAGTAATGGCGGTCGCCGATATGCACGGACACGCGGGACGACCTCTCGACATAGCGGTGGTCGGCAGCGGTATTTCCGGCCTTTCCGCGGCGTGGCTTCTCTCGGCGGTACACAGGGTCACGGTCTTCGAGGCGGCCGGCCGGATCGGCGGCCACAGCAATACGGTCGATGTGGCGGGCACACCCGTCGATACAGGCTTCATCGTCTACAACGAGGCGACCTATCCTAACCTGACCGCGCTGTTCAAACATCTCGACGTGCCGACGAAGCCGTCCGACATGTCCTTCGCCGTATCGCTCGACGGCGGAAGGCTGGAATATTCCGGCACGGGTATCGGCGGTTTGCTCGCCCAGCCCGCCAACCTCGTGCGACCGCGCTTCTGGCGCATGCTCGGCGAGTTGCTGCGCTTCTATCGCGAGGCGCCCGGCGATATCGGGGCGGCCGGTCATATGAGCCTCGATGACTATCTGGACAGCCGGGGCTACCGCGCCGCCTTCCGCGAGGACCATCTCTATCCAATGGCCGCCGCGATCTGGTCGACGCCGGCCGCCGACGTCGGCAGGTATCCAGCGGCGTCCTTCATCCGTTTCTGCGACAATCACGGCCTGCTGAAGCTTGGCGACCGGCCGGTGTGGCGCACGGTTGACGGCGGCAGCCGCGAATATGTGAAACGGCTGACGGCACGCTTCGCGCATCGCATCCTTTCGGGTTGCGGCGCGAAATCCGTCCGCAGGACCGGCGGCTACGTCGAGATCGCTGACATGCGCGGAACGATACGCCGCTTCGACCATGTCGTGATCGCCACCCACGCCGATCAGGCGCTGCGCATGCTTTCCGATGCCGACAGTGAGGAAAGGCAATTGCTCGGCAGTTTCCGCTACAGCGCCAACGAAGCTGTCCTGCATTCCGACGCCGCGCTCATGCCCGCGCGTCGACGCGCCTGGTCGAGCTGGAACTATCTCACGGAAACGGCGGGCGAGAATCGGAAACTCTCCATCACTTATTGGATGAACAGGCTGCAATCACTACCGGCCGATGCGCCGCTTTTCGTGACGCTGAATCCC
The window above is part of the Rhizobiaceae bacterium genome. Proteins encoded here:
- a CDS encoding DNA photolyase family protein codes for the protein MGSDAPAIILFRRDLRVADNRALAAAVGTGRPALPLFVLDEEIAGARPSGAASRWWLHQSLAALGERLGVLGSGLVIGRGETAKVLAGVIDRSGAGAVFWNRRYHPAEAAVDAALKKSLRARGLIAESFDGMLLHEPSLVKTRSGGFYKVYTPFWKALAAGSEPRDPVDAPDSISGCSARVASVPLEELKLLPRKPDWSDGLAERWTPGEEGGRRALAGFLRHRIEDYAEARDLPGRPGTSMLSPHLAFGEITPFQVMAALTRSRMADRNPADAERFRKEIVWREFSYHLLFHNPDFHRENFRREFDGLEWRRDAEELRRWQRGLTGYPIVDAGMRELWRTGWMHNRVRMIVASFLVKHLGIDWREGEAWFWDTLVDADAANNPVNWQWVAGTGADAAPYFRIFNPVLQGEKFDPSGDYVRRYVPELEKVPDRYIHRPWDAPARVLADSGVSLGDIYPRPIVDHDAARRRALAAFAAIRGGGNDDETGRTKR
- a CDS encoding DUF2177 family protein — encoded protein: MKYAIAYVSTMAVFLAIDGVWLTAMASRLYRRHIGDLLADAFNPAPAVLFYLIYAVGIVVFAVVPALGNGRWVTALTHGALLGFVAYAAYDLTNHATLRGWPVVITVIDICWGTLLTAVAAAAGFLVARYFFPEG
- a CDS encoding ChrR family anti-sigma-E factor; the encoded protein is MNVTHHPGDETLLRFATGMLEAGPRIVVAVHVGGCAACAARVAELEAAGGAVLEATAPAEMAEDAFDTAMRRIDSPDMRPGGGAAAVPPRAGLGIRLPEALDGCGVGPWRWIGPGIRWSRVSVPGDPNANVMLLKVAAGRKLPEHTHSGREYTQVLTGSFTDERGRYMPGDMDEADAEVEHQPVVDRDGECICIAALEGNMRLRGFFGRMLQPFIGG
- a CDS encoding sigma-70 family RNA polymerase sigma factor; protein product: MMRAPESVLSPAESARLLRAVAATQDRTAFAALFGFYAPRVKAFMMKGGMPAPAAEELAQETMLAVWRKAAYFDAGKAGVSTWIFTIARNLRIDRLRRESRPLALPATPDPSEEPEAPETGEAIMLTAEREERVRRALAMLPHDQAEVVRLSFFGEKPQSEIASELGIPLGTVKSRVRLAFGRLRQILEDLK
- a CDS encoding NAD(P)/FAD-dependent oxidoreductase produces the protein MAVADMHGHAGRPLDIAVVGSGISGLSAAWLLSAVHRVTVFEAAGRIGGHSNTVDVAGTPVDTGFIVYNEATYPNLTALFKHLDVPTKPSDMSFAVSLDGGRLEYSGTGIGGLLAQPANLVRPRFWRMLGELLRFYREAPGDIGAAGHMSLDDYLDSRGYRAAFREDHLYPMAAAIWSTPAADVGRYPAASFIRFCDNHGLLKLGDRPVWRTVDGGSREYVKRLTARFAHRILSGCGAKSVRRTGGYVEIADMRGTIRRFDHVVIATHADQALRMLSDADSEERQLLGSFRYSANEAVLHSDAALMPARRRAWSSWNYLTETAGENRKLSITYWMNRLQSLPADAPLFVTLNPLRQPREVLVKRRETYEHPLFDVAAMAAQKRLWSLQGGRNAWFCGAYFGAGFHEDGLQSGLAVAEALGGVRRPWKVVDESGRIQVHDIPRNRELAAA